Proteins encoded in a region of the Anopheles aquasalis chromosome 2, idAnoAquaMG_Q_19, whole genome shotgun sequence genome:
- the LOC126571020 gene encoding probable cytochrome P450 6a14 — MEPVSVIIAVIALCATVVYLFLRRQQNYWRSRGFPTLPEQPHLLYGHTKGVNTLRHASAVSSEIYQRFKRDGAAFGGINLMILPVVTLVDPDVIKTILVKDFNVFHDRGLYTDADADPLSATLFALAGKSWRTLRHKLTPTFTSGKMKFMFGTILGVADELHRYMDEHAVQGELEMKDILVRFTTDIIGTCAFGIECNTLRHPDSEFLKYGHRVFENTTYKMLKVMFAMTLPKLAKKVGVKVTDTELETFFLGIVRETVEHREKHNVQRNDFLNLLIEIKNKGSVQEGGDAIAAESGMTMNELAAQVFIFFLAGFETSSTTMNFCLYELVKHPEIQERLRNEINGAIEANGGQLSYDVVMNIQCLDQVINETLRKYPPLETITRAPERDYTVPGTTHVIPKGAMIQIPIYGLHHDPEYYPDPERFDPDRFTPEEVKKRHPYVFLPFGEGPRNCIGLRFGLMQTKVGLITLLRNFRFSATDRTPESMTFIPSVFVLTPDKGNYLQVDKL, encoded by the exons ATGGAGCCCGTGAGCGTGATTATCGCGGTGATTGCCTTGTGCGCGACGGTTGTGTATCTGTTCCTACGTCGGCAGCAAAACTACTGGAGAAGCCGCGGATTCCCTACGCTCCCGGAACAGCCACATCTACTGTACGGACACACGAAAGGCGTAAACACCCTGCGCCATGCATCGGCCGTCTCATCGGAGATCTATCAACGGTTCAAGCGTGATGGGGCTGCCTTCGGTGGCATCAACCTTATGATACTCCCCGTCGTAACACTCGTCGATCCGGACGTGATCAAGACGATTCTGGTGAAGGATTTCAACGTGTTCCACGATCGCGGTCTGTACACGGATGCGGACGCGGATCCACTGTCCGCGACGCTGTTCGCATTGGCTGGCAAATCGTGGCGTACGTTGCGCCACAAGCTAACCCCCACGTTCACGTCCGGTAAGATGAAGTTCATGTTCGGTACGATCCTTGGGGTGGCGGACGAACTGCACCGCTACATGGATGAGCACGCGGTACAGGGTGAGCTGGAGATGAAGGACATTCTGGTGCGCTTCACCACGGACATCATTGGGACGTGTGCGTTCGGGATTGAGTGCAACACGTTGCGCCATCCGGATTCGGAGTTTCTGAAGTATGGTCACCGGGTGTTTGAAAATACGACCTACAAAATGCTGAAAGTGATGTTTGCGATGACGCTGCCCAAGCTGGCGAAAAAGGTTGGCGTCAAAGTGACGGACACGGAACTGGAGACCTTCTTTCTTGGTATCGTGCGCGAAACGGTGGAACATCGGGAGAAGCATAATGTGCAGCGGAACGACTTTTTGAATCTGTTGATCGAGATCAAGAACAAGGGTTCGGTGCAGGAGGGAGGAGATGCAATTGCAGCGGAATCGGGTATGACAATGAACGAGCTGGCGGCGCAGGTGTTTATCTTTTTCCTCGCTGGATTCGAAACGTCCTCGACCACGATGAACTTTTGTCTGTACGAGCTCGTGAAGCATCCGGAGATACAGGAGCGGTTGCGCAACGAGATCAACGGTGCAATCGAAGCGAATGGAGGTCAATTGTCGTACGATGTGGTCATGAACATTCAATGTCTGGATCAAGTTATTAATG AGACTCTCCGCAAGTATCCGCCACTGGAAACGATTACACGCGCCCCGGAACGTGACTATACCGTGCCCGGCACTACGCACGTCATTCCGAAGGGGGCCATGATCCAGATACCGATCTATGGGCTACACCACGATCCGGAGTACTATCCCGATCCGGAACGGTTCGATCCGGATCGCTTCACGCCGgaggaagtgaagaaaaggCATCCGTATGTGTTCCTTCCGTTCGGTGAGGGTCCACGGAACTGTATTGGCCTGCGGTTTGGACTGATGCAGACGAAGGTGGGCCTGATAACGCTGCTCCGTAACTTCCGCTTCTCCGCAACCGATCGCACCCCCGAAAGCATGACGTTCATaccgagtgtgtttgtgctgACGCCGGATAAGGGTAACTATCTGCAGGTTGATAAGTTGTAA
- the LOC126571015 gene encoding probable cytochrome P450 6a14: protein MGVFSSVLLAFVALLSLVYFYLRQKHAFWRNRGFPCKPNPKLLTGHLDPSVHGSYVNQELYHYAKARGDRYIGISFFFMPLVVIYDLELIKTILVKDFNVFHDRGMYSNPKADPLSGTLFAIEGQEWRTLRQKLTPTFTSGRMKQMFGTMLLVAERLREVLGAADQQTSFSAGREMKDVLARFTTDVIGTCAFGIECNSLADPDSEFLRYGNKVFQFKLSSLLKFIFIMMYMETAKRLGIKGTDGDVEAFFMNLVRETVEHREKHNIQRNDFLNLLIEIKNKGSLPEHGHDGATEGDASVAGTEHGMTMNELSAQVFIFFLAGFETSSTTMNFCLYELAKNQDIQERLREEINGAIEANGGQLTYDVVMNIQYLDQVINETLRKYPPLESVNRCPVRDYTIPGTNHVIPRGVLVSVPIYAIHHDPEYYPDPERFDPDRFTEEAVKNRVPYTYLPFGEGPRICIGLRFGMMQVKVGLITMLRDFRFHPSSQTPDRITFDKNILILSPSKGNYLHIEKL from the exons ATGGGTGTTTTCAGTTCGGTGTTGTTGGCTTTCGTTGCGTTGCTTTCGCTCGTTTACTTTTATCTGCGCCAGAAGCATGCATTCTGGAGAAATCGTGGCTTTCCGTGTAAGCCCAATCCGAAGCTGCTGACCGGACACCTGGATCCTTCCGTGCACGGATCGTACGTCAATCAGGAGCTGTACCACTATGCGAAGGCACGTGGCGATCGGTACATTGGGATTAGCTTTTTCTTCatgccgctggtggtgatctACGATTTGGAGCTCATCAAAACGATCCTCGTGAAGGATTTCAATGTGTTCCATGATCGCGGTATGTACAGCAACCCGAAGGCGGATCCACTGTCGGGCACTCTGTTCGCGATCGAAGGCCAAGAGTGGCGCACGCTGCGCCAGAAGCTCACTCCGACGTTCACGTCGGGCCGTATGAAGCAAATGTTCGGTacgatgttgctggtggcggaaCGGTTGCGTGAGGTACTGGGTGCGGCGGATCAGCAGACGTCCTTTTCGGCTGGGCGAGAGATGAAGGACGTGCTGGCACGATTCACCACCGACGTGATCGGAACGTGCGCTTTTGGCATCGAGTGTAACTCGCTGGCCGATCCGGACTCGGAGTTTCTACGGTACGGCAACAAGGTGTTCCAGTTCAAGCTGAGCTCGTTGCTAAAGTTCATCTTTATCATGATGTACATGGAAACGGCCAAGCGGCTGGGCATTAAGGGTACGGACGGTGATGTGGAAGCGTTTTTCATGAATCTGGTCCGGGAGACGGTCGAGCATCGGGAGAAGCACAACATTCAGCGGAACGATTTTTTGAATCTGCTGATCGAGATCAAGAACAAGGGTTCGTTACCTGAGCATGGACACGATGGTGCGACGGAAGGTGATGCCAGTGTCGCCGGCACTGAGCATGGTATGACGATGAACGAGCTTTCGGCTCAGGTGTTTATCTTTTTCCTCGCCGGATTCGAAACGTCCTCGACCACGATGAACTTCTGTTTGTACGAGCTGGCCAAAAATCAGGACATTCAGGAGCGCTTGCGTGAGGAGATCAACGgtgcaatcgaagcaaacggaGGTCAACTGACGTACGATGTGGTGATGAACATTCAGTACCTCGATCAAGTTATCAATG AAACGCTTCGCAAATATCCACCACTCGAGTCCGTGAATCGCTGCCCGGTACGGGATTACACGATTCCCGGCACGAATCACGTTATACCGCGCGGTGTCCTGGTGTCGGTCCCGATCTACGCCATCCATCACGATCCCGAGTACTACCCCGATCCGGAGCGCTTCGATCCGGATCGATTCACGGAGGAAGCGGTCAAGAATCGTGTCCCGTACACGTATCTTCCGTTCGGTGAGGGTCCTCGGATTTGCATCGGATTGCGCTTCGGGATGATGCAGGTGAAGGTGGGGCTCATTACGATGCTGCGTGACTTCCGGTTTCATCCCAGTAGCCAAACGCCGGATCGAATCACCTTCGACAAGAACATACTAATCCTTTCGCCCTCGAAGGGAAACTATCTGCATATCGAGAAGCTGTAA
- the LOC126571017 gene encoding cytochrome P450 6a2-like isoform X2: MELIGYVLTALLFVVSIAYLYVRSRHNFWRDRGIAYPREQPHLLYGHMKGALDARHECHINQELYNDYKQRGEPIGGKSFFIIPSLIVIEPELVKTILVKDFNVFHDRGVYNDAKADPLSAHLFALEGQPWRLLRQKLTPTFTSGRMKQMFGTIQEVAEEFRKYMEENCDREEIEMKDVLARFTTDVIGTCAFGIECNTLKNPDSDFRKYGNKVFEQDLLLMVKFIFASLFKGISRRIGVKLTDEGVERFFLQVVKQTVQYREMNNVQRNDFMNLLLQIKNQGQLSEQDEVQLGKGEAGMTMNELAAQVFIFFLAGFETSSTTMNFCLYELAKNPDIQERLREEINRAVEDNGDKVTYDVVMNIQYLDNVINETLRKYPPQDEISFTSLTSCRLPECDLVIPRNTRVIIPTYALHRDADCYPDPMRFDPERPVATSSHFYHPLGVDSVNLGSTFAMLMVRVALTKLLLHWQVDVSTSTPTELDASPESALPYHRGKVELVIRRYGSSTACQ; encoded by the exons ATGGAGCTGATAGGCTACGTGTTGACGGCGCTTTTGTTCGTGGTGTCCATTGCGTACCTGTACGTACGGAGCCGGCACAACTTTTGGCGTGACCGAGGCATTGCCTATCCACGGGAGCAACCGCATCTGCTGTATGGCCACATGAAGGGAGCGTTGGATGCGCGGCACGAGTGTCACATCAATCAGGAGCTGTACAACGATTACAAGCAGCGCGGTGAGCCGATCGGTGGAAAGAGTTTCTTCATCATTCCCAGtctgatcgtgatcgagccCGAGCTGGTGAAGACGATTCTCGTGAAGGATTTCAATGTGTTCCACGATCGTGGTGTGTACAATGATGCGAAGGCGGATCCACTGTCGGCCCATCTGTTTGCGCTGGAGGGGCAACCGTGGCGTCTGTTGCGTCAGAAGCTCACTCCGACGTTCACGTCGGGCCGTATGAAGCAGATGTTCGGTACGATTCAGGAGGTAGCGGAGGAGTTCCGGAAGTATATGGAGGAGAACTGTGATCGGGAGGAGATCGAAATGAAGGACGTGCTGGCGCGCTTCACGACGGACGTGATCGGAACGTGCGCTTTTGGCATCGAGTGCAACACGCTGAAGAACCCGGACTCGGACTTCCGGAAGTACGGCAACAAGGTGTTCGAGCaggatctgctgctgatggtgaagtTCATCTTTGCCTCACTGTTCAAGGGCATTTCGCGGCGGATCGGTGTGAAGCTGACGGACGAGGGTGTGGAGCGGTTCTTCCTGCAGGTCGTCAAACAGACGGTCCAGTACCGGGAGATGAACAATGTGCAGCGGAACGATTTCatgaatctgctgctgcagatcaaGAACCAAGGGCAGCTTTCGGAGCAGGACGAGGTACAGCTTGGCAAGGGCGAAGCTGGTATGACGATGAATGAACTGGCGGCGCAGGTGTTTATTTTCTTCCTCGCTGGCTTTGAGACGTCCTCAACCACGATGAACTTCTGTTTGTACGAGCTGGCGAAGAATCCGGACATCCAGGAGCGATTGCGTGAGGAGATCAACCGTGCGGTCGAGGATAATGGTGACAAAGTGACGTACGATGTGGTGATGAACATCCAGTACCTCGACAACGTTATCAATG AAACGCTACGCAAGTATCCACCTCAGGATGAGATCTCCTTTACGTCGCTAACGAGCTGCCGGTTGCCGGAATGCGATCTAGTCATACCACGCAACACTCGGGTTATCATTCCAACGTATGCGCTTCATCGGGATGCGGACTGCTATCCAGATCCGATGCGCTTTGACCCGGAGCGCCCGGTAGCCACTTCCAGCCACTTTTATCATCCGCTGGGCGTAGATAGCGTTAACCTTGGATCCACCTTCGCTATGCTGATGGTAAGGGTGGCGCTGActaagctgttgctgcactggCAGGTGGATGTATCGACGAGTACCCCGACCGAGCTGGACGCGTCTCCGGAATCTGCCCTGCCTTATCATCGAGGAAAGGTGGAGCTAGTGATAAGGAGATATGGAAGTAGCACGGCTTGTCAATAA
- the LOC126571017 gene encoding cytochrome P450 6a2-like isoform X1, with product MELIGYVLTALLFVVSIAYLYVRSRHNFWRDRGIAYPREQPHLLYGHMKGALDARHECHINQELYNDYKQRGEPIGGKSFFIIPSLIVIEPELVKTILVKDFNVFHDRGVYNDAKADPLSAHLFALEGQPWRLLRQKLTPTFTSGRMKQMFGTIQEVAEEFRKYMEENCDREEIEMKDVLARFTTDVIGTCAFGIECNTLKNPDSDFRKYGNKVFEQDLLLMVKFIFASLFKGISRRIGVKLTDEGVERFFLQVVKQTVQYREMNNVQRNDFMNLLLQIKNQGQLSEQDEVQLGKGEAGMTMNELAAQVFIFFLAGFETSSTTMNFCLYELAKNPDIQERLREEINRAVEDNGDKVTYDVVMNIQYLDNVINETLRKYPPVESLTRVPVRDYTIPGTKHIIPKDTLVQIPVYALHHDEDHYPEPESFNPDRFLPEEIQRRHPYVFLPFGEGPRICIGLRFGVMQAKLGLITLLRNFRFAPTSRTPTKIEFDPKSFILSPVTGNFLKVDKIA from the exons ATGGAGCTGATAGGCTACGTGTTGACGGCGCTTTTGTTCGTGGTGTCCATTGCGTACCTGTACGTACGGAGCCGGCACAACTTTTGGCGTGACCGAGGCATTGCCTATCCACGGGAGCAACCGCATCTGCTGTATGGCCACATGAAGGGAGCGTTGGATGCGCGGCACGAGTGTCACATCAATCAGGAGCTGTACAACGATTACAAGCAGCGCGGTGAGCCGATCGGTGGAAAGAGTTTCTTCATCATTCCCAGtctgatcgtgatcgagccCGAGCTGGTGAAGACGATTCTCGTGAAGGATTTCAATGTGTTCCACGATCGTGGTGTGTACAATGATGCGAAGGCGGATCCACTGTCGGCCCATCTGTTTGCGCTGGAGGGGCAACCGTGGCGTCTGTTGCGTCAGAAGCTCACTCCGACGTTCACGTCGGGCCGTATGAAGCAGATGTTCGGTACGATTCAGGAGGTAGCGGAGGAGTTCCGGAAGTATATGGAGGAGAACTGTGATCGGGAGGAGATCGAAATGAAGGACGTGCTGGCGCGCTTCACGACGGACGTGATCGGAACGTGCGCTTTTGGCATCGAGTGCAACACGCTGAAGAACCCGGACTCGGACTTCCGGAAGTACGGCAACAAGGTGTTCGAGCaggatctgctgctgatggtgaagtTCATCTTTGCCTCACTGTTCAAGGGCATTTCGCGGCGGATCGGTGTGAAGCTGACGGACGAGGGTGTGGAGCGGTTCTTCCTGCAGGTCGTCAAACAGACGGTCCAGTACCGGGAGATGAACAATGTGCAGCGGAACGATTTCatgaatctgctgctgcagatcaaGAACCAAGGGCAGCTTTCGGAGCAGGACGAGGTACAGCTTGGCAAGGGCGAAGCTGGTATGACGATGAATGAACTGGCGGCGCAGGTGTTTATTTTCTTCCTCGCTGGCTTTGAGACGTCCTCAACCACGATGAACTTCTGTTTGTACGAGCTGGCGAAGAATCCGGACATCCAGGAGCGATTGCGTGAGGAGATCAACCGTGCGGTCGAGGATAATGGTGACAAAGTGACGTACGATGTGGTGATGAACATCCAGTACCTCGACAACGTTATCAATG AAACGCTACGCAAATACCCACCGGTTGAATCGTTGACGCGAGTGCCGGTCCGTGATTACACCATTCCCGGCACGAAGCATATCATCCCGAAGGACACGCTCGTACAGATACCGGTTTACGCATTGCACCATGACGAAGACCATTACCCCGAACCGGAGTCGTTCAACCCGGATCGCTTTTTGCCGGAAGAAATCCAGCGGCGTCATCCGTACGTGTTCTTGCCGTTCGGTGAGGGACCGCGTATCTGCATTGGGCTGCGATTTGGGGTGATGCAGGCCAAGCTTGGACTGATCACTTTGCTTCGTAATTTCCGCTTTGCGCCAACGTCCCGTACCCCCACGAAAATCGAGTTTGATCCCAAATCCTTCATTCTGTCACCAGTGACTGGTAATTTCCTGAAGGTTGATAAGATAGCGTAG
- the LOC126571016 gene encoding probable cytochrome P450 6a14 has protein sequence METISVLLTGFIFLVSIVYLYIRSRHNYWKDNGVPYAPNPHFFFGHVKGQARTRHGADINQELYEQFKQRGLPYGGISLFVMPSLIVVDPELIKTILVKDFNVFHDRGVFTNPKHDPFTGNLFGLEGNPWRLLRQKLTPTFTSGRMKQMFGTIWQVALELEQFMEDNHRQPEVEMKNILGRFSTDVIGTCAFGIECNTLKNPSSDFRKYGNKAFEVNGVQLMKIFFAASYPRIGRKLGVTVTDSGVTKFFMNIVDETVQYREQNDVKRNDFMNLLLQIKNKGKLDDQNGATVGKGGIGLSREELAAQVFIFFLAGFETSSTTMNFCLYELSKNPDIQERLREEINRAIDENGGEVTYDVVMNIQYLDNVINETLRKYPPVETLTRKTSKDYLIPGTKHVIPEGTIVQIPAYAIQRDPDHYPDPERFDPDRFTPEEVKKRHPYVFIPFGEGPRICIGLRFGMMQTKVGLITLLRKFRFTPSHRTPDKIVFDPKVFTLAPTGGSYLKVEKVATK, from the exons atggaaacgattAGTGTGTTGTTGACGGGTTTTATCTTTCTCGTGTCGATCGTCTATCTGTACATACGGAGCCGGCATAACTACTGGAAGGACAACGGTGTACCGTACGCACCCAATCCGCACTTCTTCTTCGGCCACGTGAAGGGCCAGGCAAGGACGCGCCATGGAGCCGACATCAACCAGGAGCTGTACGAACAGTTCAAGCAACGGGGCCTTCCGTACGGCGGTATTAGCCTTTTCGTAATGCCCTCGTTGATTGTGGTGGATCCGGAGTTGATTAAGACGATCCTCGTGAAGGACTTTAATGTGTTCCACGATCGGGGTGTGTTTACGAACCCGAAGCATGATCCGTTCACCGGCAATCTGTTCGGTCTGGAGGGTAATCCGTGGCGTCTGTTGCGTCAGAAGCTAACGCCAACGTTCACGTCGGGTCGAATGAAGCAGAtgttcggtacgatctggcagGTAGCACTCGAGCTGGAGCAGTTCATGGAAGATAACCATCGGCAGCCGGAGGTGGAGATGAAGAACATCTTGGGACGCTTCTCGACGGATGTGATCGGGACGTGTGCGTTCGGGATCGAGTGTAACACGCTGAAGAATCCGAGCTCGGACTTCCGGAAGTATGGCAACAAGGCGTTCGAGGTGAATGGGGTACAGTTGATGAAGATTTTCTTCGCCGCATCGTATCCACGCATCGGCCGAAAGCTTGGCGTCACGGTCACGGATAGTGGGGTGACCAAGTTTTTCATGAACATCGTGGACGAAACGGTCCAGTACCGGGAGCAGAACGATGTGAAGCGAAATGATTTCatgaatctgctgctgcagattaAAAACAAGGGAAAGCTAGATGATCAAAATGGTGCGACTGTCGGCAAGGGGGGTATTGGATTGTCTCGAGAAGAGCTGGCGGCGCAGGTGTTTATCTTCTTCCTCGCTGGATTTGAAACGTCCTCAACCACGATGAACTTTTGTTTGTACGAGCTTTCCAAGAATCCGGACATTCAGGAGCGCTTGCGTGAGGAGATCAATCGTGCGATCGACGAGAATGGTGGTGAAGTTACGTACGATGTGGTGATGAATATCCAGTACCTCGACAACGTCATCAATG AAACCCTTCGCAAGTACCCACCGGTTGAAACGTTGACACGGAAAACGTCGAAAGATTATCTGATCCCCGGTACGAAGCATGTCATTCCCGAGGGTACGATCGTGCAAATCCCGGCCTATGCCATCCAGCGTGATCCCGACCACTATCCCGATCCGGAACGGTTCGATCCGGATCGTTTCACACCGGAGGAGGTGAAGAAACGGCATCCGTACGTGTTTATTCCGTTCGGTGAGGGACCGCGTATCTGCATTGGGTTGCGGTTCGGGATGATGCAGACGAAGGTGGGCCTGATTACGCTTCTGCGCAAATTCCGATTTACGCCATCTCATCGCACTCCCGATAAGATAGTGTTTGATCCCAAAGTTTTCACACTGGCCCCTACTGGGGGAAGTTATttgaaggtggagaaggtggccacgaaatga
- the LOC126571018 gene encoding probable cytochrome P450 6a14 — protein sequence MELINLVLAGFIFVVSAAYFFLRNKHNYWKDNGIPYAPNPHILFGHAKGQTQTKHGVEVHQEWYEYFKKQGVPYGGISQFIAPALIVLDPDLVKQVLVKDFNVFHDHGVFVNEKDDPLSAHLFALEGTPWRLLRQKLTPTFTSGRMKQMFGTIWEVGQHLEKFMLENHRQPEVEMKDILGRFTTDVIGTCAFGIECNTLDNPDSDFRKYGNKSFEINPMIMFKFFLASAYPKLIRALKMKITFDDVESFFLGIVRETVAYREKNNVKRNDFMNLLLQIKNKGKLDENDNEVVGKGEVGMTNEELAAQAFVFFIAGFETSSTTQSFCLYELAKNPDIQERLREEINRAIGDNGGQVTYDVVMGIQYLDQVINETLRKYPPVEGLNRVADVDYTIPGTKHVIPKRTLVQIPVYALQNDPDFFPDPERFDPERFHPEEVKKRHPYVFLPFGEGPRICIGLRFGLMQTKVGLITLLRKFRFSPSANTPTKVTFDPKMITLSPINGNHLKVELL from the exons ATGGAGCTGATCAATCTGGTGCTAGCGGGGTTCATTTTTGTCGTATCGGCGGCCTATTTCTTCCTGAGGAATAAGCACAACTACTGGAAGGACAATGGGATCCCGTACGCCCCGAACCCGCACATTCTGTTTGGCCATGCGAAGGGCCAGACCCAGACGAAGCACGGCGTAGAGGTCCATCAGGAATGGTATGAGTACTTTAAGAAGCAAGGAGTGCCGTACGGTGGCATTAGCCAGTTCATCGCCCCCGCTCTCATTGTGCTGGACCCGGACCTAGTGAAGCAGGTCCTAGTGAAGGATTTCAATGTGTTCCACGATCACGGTGTCTTTGTGAATGAAAAGGATGATCCACTATCGGCCCATCTGTTTGCGCTGGAGGGCACTCCGTGGCGTTTGTTGCGCCAGAAGCTAACGCCAACGTTCACGTCGGGGCGTATGAAGCAAAtgttcggtacgatctgggaGGTGGGCCAGCATTTGGAGAAGTTTATGCTGGAAAACCACCGCCAGCCGGAGGTGGAGATGAAGGATATCTTGGGGCGCTTCACGACGGATGTGATCGGGACGTGTGCGTTCGGGATCGAGTGCAACACGCTCGACAATCCGGACTCGGATTTCCGAAAGTACGGCAACAAATCGTTCGAAATCAACCCGATGATTATGTTCAAGTTTTTCCTCGCATCGGCCTACCCCAAGCTTATCCGTGCGCTCAAGATGAAGATCACGTTCGACGATGTGGAGAGCTTTTTCCTCGGAATTGTGCGTGAAACGGTGGCATATCGTGAGAAGAACAATGTGAAGCGAAACGATTTCatgaatctgctgctgcagatcaaGAACAAGGGGAAGTTGGACGAGAACGACAACGAGGTCGTCGGTAAGGGTGAGGTTGGCATGACGAACGAAGAATTGGCGGCCCAGGCGTTCGTGTTTTTCATCGCCGGATTCGAGACTAGTTCGACCACGCAAAGTTTCTGTCTGTACGAGCTGGCGAAGAATCCGGACATCCAGGAGCGATTGCGTGAGGAGATCAACCGTGCGATCGGCGACAATGGTGGTCAAGTGACGTACGATGTGGTTATGGGCATCCAGTATCTGGATCAAGTTATCAATG AAACGCTTCGAAAGTATCCGCCCGTTGAAGGACTGAACCGTGTAGCGGACGTCGATTATACCATTCCCGGAACGAAGCATGTCATTCCGAAACGCACACTGGTTCAGATCCCGGTGTACGCCCTTCAAAACGATCCCGACTTCTTCCCCGATCCGGAACGGTTCGATCCGGAACGGTTCCACCCGGAAGAGGTAAAGAAACGGCATCCTTATGTGTTCCTACCGTTCGGTGAGGGACCACGCATCTGCATCGGACTACGTTTTGGGCTGATGCAGACGAAGGTGGGCCTGATTACGCTCTTGCGCAAATTCCGGTTCTCACCCTCAGCCAACACTCCGACCAAGGTGACCTTCGATCCGAAAATGATCACCCTTTCGCCAATAAACGGAAACCATCTGAAGGTGGAGCTGTTGTAG
- the LOC126571017 gene encoding cytochrome P450 6B1-like isoform X3 — MPIVEFWLALSATTLLVVGFSLCLLLDKRRSLWVDRRFPGTGRTAPLYGDYRTLEHRMYTNQRLYRAFKARRWPIGGAVLYLTPCVIPIDREVIEYVLSEEFIKLPTIRWNRELIRSWQEFEDAHYEALLGLIAKESETIATSVSSSEEGQCVKAIVEQFTMRILIRSVFGTNCDHQLETVKQLLLENRTSLLEKIIQTAFPGSTNVQQLLNVFIPNGNSKWRQLMKELFTNASNDRGPSFLAFLKQKQSDEDLLGMVAPDDTQHSLLHLMRTVFYTTSGTIVACLYELARHHDIQDRLHAVLKNCDNSMTDYLDNVITETLRKYPPQDEISFTSLTSCRLPECDLVIPRNTRVIIPTYALHRDADCYPDPMRFDPERPVATSSHFYHPLGVDSVNLGSTFAMLMVRVALTKLLLHWQVDVSTSTPTELDASPESALPYHRGKVELVIRRYGSSTACQ, encoded by the exons ATGCCGATCGTCGAGTTTTGGTTGGCACTAAGCGCAACCACCcttctggtggttggtttcaGTTTGTGTCTATTGTTAGATAAACGACGATCGCTGTGGGTCGATCGACGGTTTCCGGGCACGGGCAGAACGGCACCCCTGTACGGTGATTACAGGACACTCGAGCACCGCATGTACACGAACCAGCGGCTGTATCGTGCGTTCAAGGCAAGAAGGTGGCCTATCGGCGGTGCGGTTCTCTATCTGACACCCTGTGTCATTCCTATCGACCGTGAAGTGATTGAGTACGTGCTGAGTGAGGAGTTTATCAAGCTTCCAACGATCCGGTGGAACCGTGAGTTGATCCGGAGTTGGCAAGAATTCGAAGACGCACACTATGAAGCATTGTTGGGTCTTATCGCTAAGGAAAGTGAAACGATTGCGACCAGTGTGAGCAGTTCGGAGGAGGGGCAGTGCGTGAAAGCCATCGTAGAACAATTCACAATGCGCATATTGATCCGGAGCGTATTTGGAACCAACTGTGATCATCAGTTAGAGACAGTGAAGCAGCTGCTCCTCGAGAATCGTACCAGTTTGTTGGAGAAGATCATTCAAACGGCTTTTCCAGGTTCAACCAATGTTCAGCAACTGCTGAATGTTTTCATCCCGAATGGAAACTCTAAATGGAGGCAGCTGATGAAAGAGCTGTTCACGAATGCATCAAACGATCGTGGGCCAAGCTTCCTCGCGTTTCTCAAACAGAAACAATCGGATGAGGATCTGCTCGGTATGGTGGCGCCCGATGACACTCAACACTCTTTACTGCACCTAATGCGAACTGTCTTCTACACCACGTCCGGAACGATCGTCGCGTGTTTGTACGAGCTCGCGCGCCATCATGACATACAAGATCGCCTGCACGCGGTGCTAAAAAACTGCGACAACTCAATGACGGATTACCTGGACAACGTGATCACGG AAACGCTACGCAAGTATCCACCTCAGGATGAGATCTCCTTTACGTCGCTAACGAGCTGCCGGTTGCCGGAATGCGATCTAGTCATACCACGCAACACTCGGGTTATCATTCCAACGTATGCGCTTCATCGGGATGCGGACTGCTATCCAGATCCGATGCGCTTTGACCCGGAGCGCCCGGTAGCCACTTCCAGCCACTTTTATCATCCGCTGGGCGTAGATAGCGTTAACCTTGGATCCACCTTCGCTATGCTGATGGTAAGGGTGGCGCTGActaagctgttgctgcactggCAGGTGGATGTATCGACGAGTACCCCGACCGAGCTGGACGCGTCTCCGGAATCTGCCCTGCCTTATCATCGAGGAAAGGTGGAGCTAGTGATAAGGAGATATGGAAGTAGCACGGCTTGTCAATAA